A region from the candidate division WOR-3 bacterium genome encodes:
- the hemC gene encoding hydroxymethylbilane synthase, whose protein sequence is MDKVIRVGARGSKLSFTQAKKVLEILNKKGFKTEFVPVTTKGDRERDKPLFKISGVGIFVKEIERKILEGEIDIGVHSAKDVPTRLEEGLEISCYLKRESPFDVIISNVSSIYELKEGAVVGTSSIRRREFLLEKRADLIIKDLRGNIDTRIKKWERGEYDAIIISEVAIKRLNLNVPYVRLDIEEFPPSPGQGAICIESKKDFIYRDVLKEINDEKTFIEVETEREILSKLSIGCSVPFGAYAFIDNGEINLILKYKKGKEFIKIKEKGKTKEELVKKVYEKIFS, encoded by the coding sequence TTGGATAAAGTAATAAGGGTTGGTGCAAGAGGGTCAAAGCTCAGTTTTACTCAGGCAAAAAAAGTTTTGGAAATTTTAAATAAAAAGGGATTTAAAACAGAATTTGTTCCTGTTACAACAAAAGGAGACAGAGAAAGGGATAAACCCCTTTTTAAAATAAGCGGAGTAGGTATTTTTGTTAAGGAAATTGAAAGAAAAATTTTAGAAGGAGAGATTGATATTGGTGTTCACAGTGCAAAGGATGTCCCAACTCGATTAGAAGAAGGTTTGGAGATCTCCTGTTATTTAAAAAGGGAAAGTCCCTTTGATGTTATTATTTCCAATGTGAGTTCAATATATGAGTTGAAGGAAGGAGCAGTTGTTGGAACAAGTAGTATAAGGAGAAGGGAATTTTTACTTGAAAAAAGAGCTGATTTAATTATCAAGGATTTAAGGGGAAACATTGATACAAGAATAAAAAAATGGGAAAGGGGTGAATATGATGCAATAATTATATCTGAAGTAGCTATAAAAAGATTAAATCTTAATGTTCCTTATGTAAGACTTGATATTGAGGAATTTCCTCCTTCACCTGGGCAGGGGGCGATATGTATTGAGTCTAAAAAAGATTTTATTTACAGAGATGTTTTAAAAGAAATAAATGATGAGAAAACTTTTATTGAAGTAGAAACAGAAAGGGAAATTCTTTCAAAACTTTCCATAGGGTGTTCAGTCCCTTTTGGAGCCTATGCCTTTATTGATAATGGAGAAATCAATTTAATTCTTAAATATAAAAAGGGTAAAGAATTTATAAAAATTAAAGAAAAGGGGAAAACAAAGGAAGAACTTGTTAAAAAGGTTTATGAAAAAATCTTCTCATAG